In the Telopea speciosissima isolate NSW1024214 ecotype Mountain lineage chromosome 2, Tspe_v1, whole genome shotgun sequence genome, one interval contains:
- the LOC122651931 gene encoding uncharacterized protein LOC122651931: protein MEEQAEPSSVQAGSSDGSNTSSSPLVSCVRKLLYRQMLVGVNDGRFFLGAFHCIDKQGNIILQDAVEYRSTRRSSPSPMEQRCLGLILIPSSCRSSCHVDCSIEEQLSLLSLEK, encoded by the coding sequence ATGGAAGAACAGGCAGAGCCATCTTCAGTTCAAGCTGGAAGTTCAGATGGGTCTAACACAAGCAGCTCACCCCTTGTCAGTTGTGTCCGGAAGCTGTTGTACCGACAAATGCTGGTGGGCGTCAATGATGGCCGGTTCTTCTTGGGTGCTTTTCACTGCATTGATAAGCAAGGCAACATCATTCTCCAAGATGCAGTGGAGTACCGTAGCACAAGACGCTCCTCACCTTCCCCAATGGAGCAAAGATGCCTTGGCCTCATTCTCATTCCATCTTCATGCAGGTCCTCTTGTCATGTGGATTGCTCTATCGAAGAACAATTGTCTCTCTTATCTCTTGAGAAATAG